The following proteins are encoded in a genomic region of Mycoplasma sp. NEAQ87857:
- the rpsD gene encoding 30S ribosomal protein S4, with amino-acid sequence MSRYTGPVFKRSRRLGFSILETGKEFSKGKKRTYAPGQHGNKRVKLSDYGLHLYEKQKVKYMFGVNEKQLRKTFEKAVKAKGVTGTNLLQLLESRLDNVVYRAGFASTRRQARQLVNHGHFTLNGKKANIPSMTVSVNDVVELKEKSRNNTQITEALAAKSASAWMTRKDFKVTFDRLPERNEMHSEIKDALVVEYYSK; translated from the coding sequence ATGTCAAGATATACAGGACCTGTCTTTAAAAGATCACGTCGTTTAGGATTTTCAATTCTTGAAACAGGAAAAGAATTTTCAAAAGGTAAAAAAAGAACATACGCTCCAGGACAACACGGAAACAAAAGAGTTAAGTTATCAGATTACGGATTACACTTATACGAAAAACAAAAAGTTAAATATATGTTTGGTGTAAATGAAAAACAATTACGTAAAACATTCGAAAAAGCTGTTAAAGCTAAAGGTGTTACTGGTACAAACTTATTACAACTTTTAGAATCACGTTTAGATAACGTTGTTTATAGAGCTGGATTTGCTTCAACAAGAAGACAAGCACGTCAATTAGTAAATCACGGACACTTCACTTTAAATGGTAAAAAAGCTAACATCCCTTCAATGACAGTTAGTGTTAATGATGTAGTTGAATTAAAAGAAAAATCAAGAAACAATACTCAAATTACAGAAGCTCTTGCAGCTAAATCAGCAAGTGCTTGAATGACAAGAAAAGATTTCAAAGTAACTTTTGATAGGTTACCAGAAAGAAATGAAATGCATTCAGAAATTAAAGATGCATTAGTAGTTGAGTACTACTCAAAATAA
- the rpmE gene encoding 50S ribosomal protein L31, which produces MKKNTHPEYFEVQVSCSTCQKPFTFKSVKKQFSVDVCSGCHPVYTGNRSQAKATGRIDKFNKRLEKMSQKNK; this is translated from the coding sequence ATGAAAAAAAATACACACCCAGAATACTTTGAAGTTCAAGTTTCATGTTCAACATGTCAAAAACCATTTACATTTAAATCAGTAAAAAAACAATTTAGTGTCGATGTATGTTCAGGATGTCATCCAGTATACACAGGAAATCGTTCTCAAGCTAAAGCTACCGGAAGAATTGACAAATTCAATAAACGTCTTGAAAAAATGTCTCAAAAAAATAAATAA
- the upp gene encoding uracil phosphoribosyltransferase, with product MLKIINHPLIDIKLTKMRDKNTNHLAFKNNLNEIASLMVYEILRDYKTKDITITTPLEQEFVGADFNKEIILVPILRAGLGMTEGILNLVPQARVGHIGMYRNEETLIPVPYYYKMPEVDKNSLVIVVDPMLATGNSAADAIQELKDDGFTNIILVCLVGVDQGIKKVEEKFGQDFQIFLASKDEKLNSKGYIEPGLGDAGDRIFGTK from the coding sequence ATGCTAAAAATTATTAATCACCCACTTATTGATATCAAACTTACTAAAATGCGTGATAAAAATACTAATCACCTTGCTTTTAAGAACAATTTAAATGAAATTGCTTCTTTAATGGTTTATGAAATTTTAAGAGATTACAAAACCAAAGACATTACTATAACTACACCATTAGAACAGGAATTTGTTGGTGCAGATTTTAACAAAGAAATTATTTTAGTTCCAATTTTAAGAGCTGGTTTAGGAATGACTGAAGGAATTTTAAACCTAGTTCCTCAAGCTAGAGTTGGTCATATTGGAATGTATAGAAATGAAGAAACATTAATTCCAGTTCCTTATTATTATAAAATGCCAGAAGTAGACAAAAATAGTTTAGTTATTGTAGTTGATCCAATGTTAGCAACAGGTAATTCAGCTGCTGATGCTATTCAAGAATTAAAAGATGATGGATTTACTAACATTATTCTTGTTTGCTTAGTTGGAGTAGATCAAGGAATTAAAAAAGTTGAAGAAAAATTTGGACAAGATTTTCAAATTTTCCTTGCTTCTAAAGATGAAAAATTAAACTCTAAAGGTTATATTGAACCTGGATTAGGGGATGCAGGAGATAGAATTTTTGGTACTAAATAA
- a CDS encoding MPN527 family putative ECF transporter permease subunit has product MKPLVFKNRTSEVFKISFSAILLALILLSSFISRFLTIFGFLNIEISLVFILLSLYLVGFKYSIILTVARFAIAPLMHPGWLVINYLGGFILFLVQLFFIFIFILIHYLLNKATNKYNGIMFVISLILTMLATTILISTLNTFYFNTLYYGALGAIQNLSLSETIKAYNAFPLFFGIKNYYLGSYVFYISFNLINLTINLVLISIIIFLDYKTKFLSRMVPNCHNKY; this is encoded by the coding sequence ATGAAACCATTGGTTTTTAAAAACAGAACTAGTGAAGTTTTTAAAATTAGTTTTAGTGCTATTTTATTAGCTTTAATTTTATTATCTAGTTTTATTTCAAGATTTTTAACCATTTTTGGATTTTTAAATATTGAAATATCATTAGTTTTTATCTTATTAAGTTTATATTTAGTTGGGTTCAAATACTCAATTATTTTAACTGTTGCAAGATTTGCGATTGCACCACTAATGCACCCTGGGTGATTGGTCATTAATTATTTAGGTGGATTTATTTTATTTTTAGTACAACTCTTTTTTATTTTTATTTTTATATTGATACATTATCTTTTAAATAAAGCAACTAATAAATATAATGGAATAATGTTTGTAATAAGTCTTATTCTAACAATGTTGGCAACAACTATTCTTATATCAACCTTAAACACATTTTATTTTAATACCTTGTACTATGGAGCATTAGGTGCGATTCAAAACTTAAGCTTAAGCGAAACAATAAAAGCTTATAATGCTTTTCCTTTGTTTTTTGGGATTAAAAACTATTATTTAGGATCTTATGTGTTTTATATTAGTTTTAATTTAATTAACTTAACAATTAATTTAGTTTTAATTTCAATTATTATTTTTCTAGATTATAAAACTAAATTTCTATCACGTATGGTACCAAATTGCCATAATAAATACTAA